From a single Stomoxys calcitrans chromosome 4, idStoCalc2.1, whole genome shotgun sequence genomic region:
- the LOC106085542 gene encoding myrosinase 1 isoform X1: MLRQIAAFIVITGLTLNQQVKGNEFKLCELDAKRGSKHFPDDFKFGVSTAAYQIEGGWNADGRGPSIWDTFTHQHPEMIVDHSTADVGPDSYHLFDKDLQALKELKVNYYRFSISWSRILPDGSITSKNQKGIDYYNMIIDKLLENGIEPMVTMVHYDLPEALNLYGGFTNILLVKYFRDYANLLFESFGDRVKVWITFNEPYDYCIPGYGAGNYPPMGEDSGVADYLCMDTTLKAHAATYRLYREKYFEKQKGKIGITISSRFYFSKSNNTALVDRAMQYSLGWLAYPLFGETGNYPQVMLDDIAENSLREGRSRSRLMSLNEEERNIVRNSADFLGLNYYTSRFVEEAVPPRGKKPSWDYDSRLKYDLDPKWKRAKSQWLYCVPEGLEGLLNWIRSNFNNIEVMVTENGWSDSGELNDTDRIDYLKAHLKAVLNAINRGCNVTRYTHWSLIDNFEWQRGYTEKFGLYYVNNASVNKERIPKHSARYYKSVIETKTILDN, from the exons ATGTTGAGACAAATCGCAGCTTTTATTGT TATAACTGGCCTCACTCTAAATCAGCAAGTAAAAGGCAATGAGTTTAAATTATGTGAACTGGATGCTAAAAGAGGAAGTAAACATTTTCCTGATGACTTTAAATTCGGAGTTTCTACGGCCGCATATCAAATAGAAGGTGGCTGGAATGCAGATGGTCGAGGTCCCTCCATATGGGATACATTTACCCATCAACATCCCGAAATGATTGTAGATCATTCAACGGCAGATGTGGGCCCCGACTCCTATCACTTGTTCGATAAGGATTTGCAGGCTTTGAAAGAATTAAAG GTCAATTACTATCGTTTCTCCATATCTTGGTCTCGCATTCTACCGGACGGGTCAATAacttcaaaaaatcaaaaaggcaTCGATTATTATAACATGATTATTGATAAACTCTTGGAAAACGGCATCGAGCCCATGGTCACAATGGTTCATTATGATTTACCTGAAGCTCTTAATCTCTATGGCGGAttcaccaatattttgttggtaAAATATTTCCGCGACTATGCTAATTTATTGTTTGAAAGCTTTGGCGATCGTGTTAAGGTCTGGATTACATTTAACGAACCCTATGATTATTGCATTCCCGGATATGGAGCGGGCAATTATCCACCCATGGGCGAGGATTCCGGTGTTGCCGATTATCTTTGCATGGACACAACGCTAAAGGCTCATGCTGCAACGTATCGCTTGTACAGGGAGAAATATTTCGAAAAACAAAAGGGTAAAATCGGTATAACAATCAGCTCGAGATTTTActtttcaaaatcgaataatacagCATTGGTGGATCGAGCCATGCAATATTCG TTGGGCTGGCTGGCCTATCCCTTGTTTGGTGAAACAGGAAACTATCCCCAAGTAATGTTGGATGACATTGCCGAAAATAGTCTACGGGAAGGAAGATCGCGGTCACGACTCATGAGCCTAAACGAAGAAGAAAGAAATATTGTTAGAAATTCTGCCGATTTTCTGGGGCTCAATTATTACACTTCACGTTTTGTGGAGGAGGCTGTGCCGCCAAGAGGCAAAAAGCCATCATGGGACTATGATTCACGTTTAAAATATGATTTGGATCCAAAATGGAAAAGAGCCAAATCCCAATGGCTTTACTGTGTGCCGGAAGGTTTGGAGGGTCTCCTGAA TTGGATTCGTTCAAACTTCAACAATATTGAAGTTATGGTTACCGAAAATGGTTGGTCCGATAGTGGAGAGTTGAATGATACGGATCGTATTGATTATCTTAAG GCTCATTTAAAGGCTGTGTTAAATGCCATTAACAGGGGTTGCAATGTCACACGCTACACACATTGGAGTTTGATTGACAATTTTGAGTGGCAAAGAGGTTATAC CGAAAAATTTGGATTGTATTATGTGAACAACGCGAGTGTAAATAAGGAACGAATCCCAAAGCATTCCGCACGTTATTATAAGAGTGTAATCGAAACCAAAACTATACTCGATAATTGA
- the LOC106085542 gene encoding myrosinase 1 isoform X2 codes for MLRQIAAFIVITGLTLNQQVKGNEFKLCELDAKRGSKHFPDDFKFGVSTAAYQIEGGWNADGRGPSIWDTFTHQHPEMIVDHSTADVGPDSYHLFDKDLQALKELKVNYYRFSISWSRILPDGSITSKNQKGIDYYNMIIDKLLENGIEPMVTMVHYDLPEALNLYGGFTNILLVKYFRDYANLLFESFGDRVKVWITFNEPYDYCIPGYGAGNYPPMGEDSGVADYLCMDTTLKAHAATYRLYREKYFEKQKGKIGITISSRFYFSKSNNTALVDRAMQYSLGWLAYPLFGETGNYPQVMLDDIAENSLREGRSRSRLMSLNEEERNIVRNSADFLGLNYYTSRFVEEAVPPRGKKPSWDYDSRLKYDLDPKWKRAKSQWLYCVPEGLEGLLNWIRSNFNNIEVMVTENGWSDSGELNDTDRIDYLKAHLKAVLNAINRGCNVTRYTHWSLIDNFEWQRGYTYSVLLRLRYMA; via the exons ATGTTGAGACAAATCGCAGCTTTTATTGT TATAACTGGCCTCACTCTAAATCAGCAAGTAAAAGGCAATGAGTTTAAATTATGTGAACTGGATGCTAAAAGAGGAAGTAAACATTTTCCTGATGACTTTAAATTCGGAGTTTCTACGGCCGCATATCAAATAGAAGGTGGCTGGAATGCAGATGGTCGAGGTCCCTCCATATGGGATACATTTACCCATCAACATCCCGAAATGATTGTAGATCATTCAACGGCAGATGTGGGCCCCGACTCCTATCACTTGTTCGATAAGGATTTGCAGGCTTTGAAAGAATTAAAG GTCAATTACTATCGTTTCTCCATATCTTGGTCTCGCATTCTACCGGACGGGTCAATAacttcaaaaaatcaaaaaggcaTCGATTATTATAACATGATTATTGATAAACTCTTGGAAAACGGCATCGAGCCCATGGTCACAATGGTTCATTATGATTTACCTGAAGCTCTTAATCTCTATGGCGGAttcaccaatattttgttggtaAAATATTTCCGCGACTATGCTAATTTATTGTTTGAAAGCTTTGGCGATCGTGTTAAGGTCTGGATTACATTTAACGAACCCTATGATTATTGCATTCCCGGATATGGAGCGGGCAATTATCCACCCATGGGCGAGGATTCCGGTGTTGCCGATTATCTTTGCATGGACACAACGCTAAAGGCTCATGCTGCAACGTATCGCTTGTACAGGGAGAAATATTTCGAAAAACAAAAGGGTAAAATCGGTATAACAATCAGCTCGAGATTTTActtttcaaaatcgaataatacagCATTGGTGGATCGAGCCATGCAATATTCG TTGGGCTGGCTGGCCTATCCCTTGTTTGGTGAAACAGGAAACTATCCCCAAGTAATGTTGGATGACATTGCCGAAAATAGTCTACGGGAAGGAAGATCGCGGTCACGACTCATGAGCCTAAACGAAGAAGAAAGAAATATTGTTAGAAATTCTGCCGATTTTCTGGGGCTCAATTATTACACTTCACGTTTTGTGGAGGAGGCTGTGCCGCCAAGAGGCAAAAAGCCATCATGGGACTATGATTCACGTTTAAAATATGATTTGGATCCAAAATGGAAAAGAGCCAAATCCCAATGGCTTTACTGTGTGCCGGAAGGTTTGGAGGGTCTCCTGAA TTGGATTCGTTCAAACTTCAACAATATTGAAGTTATGGTTACCGAAAATGGTTGGTCCGATAGTGGAGAGTTGAATGATACGGATCGTATTGATTATCTTAAG GCTCATTTAAAGGCTGTGTTAAATGCCATTAACAGGGGTTGCAATGTCACACGCTACACACATTGGAGTTTGATTGACAATTTTGAGTGGCAAAGAGGTTATAC GTATTCCGTGTTGCTCCGATTACGGTATATGGCATGA
- the LOC106085526 gene encoding protein lifeguard 1-like, whose product MSPADVESASPNNTEFEDDSMRRKFIKKVYMILAAQLLLTLGLVSFFVTSDAFLDYVEENPFLLLVAMVVLFVTMIILACCSIVRRKAPMNYMCLAIFTFAQSFLLGVVGARYDARSILLTVALTALICIVLSLYAMQTKVDFTMMGGFLLVCLIVGLVFGILMIFFYSDVMMMIYCSLGVVLYSIFLIYDTQLMVGGNHAYSISPDEHIFAALNLYVDIIQIFLCLLHLTGSDN is encoded by the exons atgt cGCCTGCCGACGTAGAGAGTGCATCACCAAATAATACAGAATTCGAAGATGACTCCATGCGAAGAAAATTCATCAAGAAAGTTTACATGATATTGGCCGCTCAGTTATTGCTCACTCTTGGACTTGTCAGTTTCTTTGTGACCTCCGATGCATTTCTTGACTATGTCGAAGAGAATCCCTTTTTACTCTTGGTGGCTATGGTGGTCCTATTTGTAACCATGATAATATTGGCCTGCTGTTCTATCGTTCGGCGAAAGGCGCCTATGAACTATATGTGTTTGGCCATCTTTACTTTCGCCCAATCCTTTCTGCTGGGCGTTGTCGGTGCACGATATGATGCCAGGTCCATTCTACTAACGGTGGCATTGACTGCACTTATTTGTATTGTTCTCTCACTGTACGCCATGCAGACCAAAGTTGATTTTACCATGATGGGAGGTTTCCTTTTGGTTTGCCTCATAGTCGGTTTGGTCTTTGGCATTCTGATGATATTCTTCTATAGTGATGTAATGATGATGATCTATTGTTCCTTGGGTGTGGTTCTGTATTCGATATTTTTGATTTACGATACCCAACTGATGGTGGGTGGCAACCACGCGTATTCTATTAGTCCGGATGAGCATATATTTGCTGCTCTAAATCTTTACGTGGATATTATACAAATCTTTCTGTGTCTGCTTCATTTAACGGGTAGTGATAATTAA